The following proteins are encoded in a genomic region of Hippopotamus amphibius kiboko isolate mHipAmp2 chromosome 8, mHipAmp2.hap2, whole genome shotgun sequence:
- the LOC130858088 gene encoding RING finger protein 223: MAALASDGGGERSPTNIPGSSTGAGGAAAGAWDGGDGGDAGARSAAATVPGLPPLEDYECKICYNYFDADRRAPKLLACLHTFCQECLSQLQLRAAAAAAAAATAAAPERPLRPPPWHGPPGAIACPVCRHRTPLPDSRVHALPNNTKLAEAFPLALRAAHDPLPQDRLPPLPARRPAPAAAPPPTPAPPPLPPPASAGDAAQGPRARAGLRAPGAYESCQNCKRAALTAGCVCVVFSFLSMVVLLFTGLIFVNHYGGGGGGALPGGGAPAGAAPAAGSPSPSPVGPICLSVASILALFSVIVTWIVCWLKYRPEGAAAGSAGGGGGPRARAAAGGARRSET, from the coding sequence ATGGCAGCGCTGGCGAGCGACGGCGGCGGCGAGCGGAGCCCAACCAATATCCCCGGGAGCTCGACAGGAGCCGGGGGCGCCGCGGCGGGAGCCTGGGACGGCGGGGACGGAGGCGACGCGGGAGCCCGGAGCGCAGCGGCGACAGTCCCCGGTCTCCCTCCGCTCGAGGACTACGAGTGCAAAATCTGCTACAACTACTTCGACGCAGACCGGCGCGCGCCCAAGCTGCTGGCGTGCCTGCACACCTTCTGCCAGGAGTGCCTGAGCCAGCTGCAgctccgcgccgccgccgccgccgccgccgccgccaccgccgccgcgcCTGAGCGCCCGCTGCGCCCGCCGCCCTGGCACGGCCCGCCCGGCGCCATCGCGTGCCCCGTGTGCCGCCACCGCACGCCACTGCCCGACAGCCGCGTGCACGCCCTGCCCAACAATACCAAGCTCGCCGAGGCCTTCCCGCTGGCCCTACGCGCCGCGCACGACCCGCTACCCCAGGACCGCCTTCCGCCGCTGCCCGCGCGCCGCCCAGCGCCAGCCGCGGCCCCGCCGCccaccccggccccgccgccgctgccgccgcccgcGTCCGCCGGGGACGCGGCCCAAGGACCACGCGCCCGCGCCGGCCTGCGCGCCCCGGGCGCCTACGAGAGCTGCCAGAACTGCAAGCGCGCCGCGCTCACCGCCGGCTGCGTGTGCGTcgtcttttccttcctctccatgGTGGTGCTGCTCTTCACCGGCCTCATCTTCGTCAACCActacggcggcggcggcggcggagcccTCCCGGGAGGCGGGGCACCAGCTGGTGCGGCCCCGGCAGCCGGTTCTCCCTCACCTTCGCCCGTGGGGCCCATCTGCCTGTCGGTGGCCAGCATCCTGGCGCTCTTCTCGGTCATCGTCACTTGGATCGTCTGCTGGCTCAAGTACCGGCCCGAGGGCGCGGCCGCGGGCtcggcggggggcggcggcggcccaagggcgcgggcggcggcgggcggcgcgcggAGGAGCGAAACGTAG